The following coding sequences are from one Treponema parvum window:
- a CDS encoding tetratricopeptide repeat protein, with the protein MKKVYFFCSLTWLVFLFMGCAKSNKTIIRQQHFEEGVQSPTTVEELKNAIAKYQNRVADIQLAQAQIGIWYKILGTRYLDNKMYGEALKTFQKAIEYFPTNQNLYYYVGLCAGYMAHSALDYDATASDTKKYNYLKLSESAYLEALRIEPRYARALYGLSILYVFELDENEKAVPLLEKLLTIETRNVDAMFVLARAYYSTYEFDKAAAVYDKIIQTTKSDERKKEAQANKKIVLDAAYAK; encoded by the coding sequence ATGAAAAAAGTTTATTTTTTTTGCAGTTTGACATGGCTTGTTTTTTTATTTATGGGATGCGCAAAGAGTAACAAGACGATCATCCGGCAGCAGCATTTTGAAGAAGGCGTACAGAGTCCTACTACGGTAGAGGAATTAAAAAACGCGATAGCGAAATATCAAAACCGCGTCGCTGATATTCAGCTGGCGCAGGCTCAGATCGGCATATGGTATAAGATTTTGGGAACCCGCTACCTTGACAATAAGATGTACGGGGAAGCCTTAAAAACATTTCAAAAAGCTATAGAATATTTTCCCACGAACCAGAATTTGTATTATTACGTGGGACTTTGCGCCGGTTACATGGCTCACTCTGCCTTAGATTACGACGCCACTGCTTCAGACACCAAAAAATACAATTATTTAAAGCTCTCGGAATCCGCATATCTTGAAGCCCTTCGCATAGAACCGCGCTACGCGAGAGCCTTATACGGTCTTTCGATCCTGTACGTATTTGAACTTGACGAAAATGAAAAGGCGGTGCCTCTGCTTGAAAAGCTCCTTACGATTGAAACACGAAATGTCGACGCAATGTTCGTTCTTGCGCGCGCCTATTATTCCACATATGAATTTGACAAAGCCGCGGCCGTTTATGATAAAATAATCCAAACCACAAAGTCGGACGAACGAAAAAAAGAAGCACAGGCCAATAAGAAGATCGTGTTAGACGCCGCTTATGCAAAATGA
- a CDS encoding DNA-processing protein DprA produces MQNESKKLLILCLSQAHFLTLQEKIILLKNLDSADDIALLSLKDVSGIIGRKPPRAKWDGKTALHDAGAASAIIEKRGISYSVYGDKDYPFLLTEIPDAPFVLFYRGDISVLGKNCVSVVGTRRLTQEGAKAAHDFAYDAVTDGATVVSGLAYGADGKAHEGAVDVFYALCEKFGAERTGAGHLTGGKLCGKTAAVLPCGIDTVIPSAHKRLAARILETGGCLLSEYLPGTGAEPWRFVQRNRIIAGLSPATVVIQAPAGSGALLTADFALGYDRDVLFHESALCHAAQMTSQAVEKQLEIKVARGEKSEYKLRQTVKRYLDDGAPVIKSYDDYKICIGEVPGDRASGRFREGV; encoded by the coding sequence ATGCAAAATGAAAGTAAAAAGCTTTTGATCCTATGCCTCTCGCAGGCGCATTTTTTAACGCTTCAAGAAAAGATAATTTTGCTGAAAAATCTTGACAGTGCGGACGACATTGCGTTACTTTCTTTAAAAGACGTTTCCGGTATTATAGGGAGAAAACCGCCAAGAGCGAAATGGGACGGTAAGACGGCTCTTCATGACGCAGGGGCCGCGTCCGCAATCATTGAAAAGCGGGGAATATCGTATTCAGTGTATGGGGATAAAGATTATCCTTTTTTGCTTACGGAAATTCCTGACGCGCCGTTCGTTTTGTTTTACAGGGGTGATATTTCCGTGCTCGGTAAAAACTGCGTTTCCGTAGTGGGAACGAGGCGGCTAACACAGGAAGGAGCTAAGGCTGCACACGATTTTGCTTACGACGCCGTAACTGACGGGGCTACCGTAGTTTCAGGTCTCGCTTACGGCGCCGACGGTAAGGCCCACGAAGGCGCCGTCGATGTGTTTTACGCACTGTGCGAAAAATTCGGGGCGGAAAGAACAGGCGCCGGTCATCTTACCGGCGGAAAATTATGCGGTAAAACGGCCGCAGTGCTGCCGTGCGGAATAGATACTGTAATTCCTTCGGCGCATAAAAGATTGGCAGCTCGTATTCTGGAAACCGGCGGATGCCTTTTGAGCGAATATCTGCCGGGTACCGGCGCCGAGCCGTGGCGCTTTGTTCAGCGCAATAGAATCATTGCGGGGCTGTCGCCTGCGACGGTAGTAATACAAGCGCCTGCCGGAAGCGGAGCCCTTTTGACGGCGGATTTTGCGTTGGGCTATGACCGCGACGTATTGTTTCATGAGAGCGCGCTCTGTCACGCTGCGCAGATGACTTCGCAAGCGGTTGAAAAACAACTGGAGATTAAAGTTGCTCGCGGTGAAAAAAGTGAGTATAAGTTAAGGCAGACTGTCAAGCGCTACCTTGACGACGGAGCGCCGGTCATAAAAAGCTATGACGATTATAAGATTTGCATTGGAGAAGTTCCGGGAGATCGCGCTTCCGGGCGTTTTCGGGAAGGTGTGTGA
- the ftsZ gene encoding cell division protein FtsZ, whose amino-acid sequence MLENFEVLNDFAEGLKRSPTVMKVIGCGGGGSNAVNRMIDANIENVEFIVLNTDAQALSESKAPRKIPIGQKLTGGLGSGFCPEIGEKAAEEDSESIRNALKGSDMVFITAGMGGGTGTGSAPVVARIAKEMGILTVGVVTLPFDFEGRMRREVAEEGVKKLRGEVDSLIVIPNQHLLKMDDKKMTFREAFLMADDVLRQGVQGISSVITKPGIVNIDFADVKRTMQGQGNVIFGVGLGTGENRCVDAATKAIKNPLLEDSSIDGAKNILINICSGDDIPMMEIDEIVNIITASADPVHNVFWGQVHDADLGDSVSVTVIATGFSSRSSGNGTPADKISKSKIISNENVLSYGDFDIISRPQAEHSYVSNTATKASSAAASDVKGNRSSGFLFDETGEPVAVSTAPSSSGGSNLGSALAHSVSRSSNISLSPPAGFNASSDDINQPACWRNAGLSRTINLSVD is encoded by the coding sequence ATGCTTGAAAATTTTGAAGTTTTAAATGACTTTGCTGAGGGGCTTAAAAGAAGTCCTACTGTCATGAAAGTAATAGGCTGCGGCGGCGGAGGTTCGAACGCCGTAAACCGGATGATAGATGCAAATATTGAAAATGTTGAATTTATCGTTTTGAATACGGACGCGCAGGCGCTGAGCGAATCTAAGGCGCCCAGAAAAATTCCCATAGGACAAAAACTTACGGGCGGATTGGGTTCCGGGTTCTGCCCTGAAATCGGCGAAAAAGCCGCAGAGGAAGACAGCGAATCGATACGCAATGCGCTTAAGGGTTCAGACATGGTCTTTATCACTGCGGGAATGGGCGGCGGCACCGGTACGGGTTCCGCTCCCGTAGTGGCGCGCATCGCAAAAGAGATGGGCATTTTAACCGTAGGAGTCGTCACCTTGCCCTTCGACTTTGAAGGGCGAATGCGCCGCGAAGTTGCTGAAGAAGGCGTAAAAAAACTCCGCGGAGAAGTGGATTCCCTCATCGTTATTCCCAATCAGCATCTTTTAAAAATGGACGATAAAAAGATGACGTTCCGCGAAGCCTTCCTCATGGCGGACGACGTGCTTCGCCAGGGAGTTCAGGGAATTTCGAGCGTCATCACAAAGCCCGGAATAGTGAATATAGATTTTGCCGACGTAAAGCGCACTATGCAGGGACAGGGGAATGTCATTTTCGGCGTAGGGCTTGGCACTGGCGAAAACCGCTGTGTGGACGCGGCCACTAAGGCCATAAAAAATCCTTTGCTTGAAGATTCAAGCATTGACGGTGCGAAAAACATACTCATAAATATCTGTTCCGGCGACGATATTCCCATGATGGAAATCGATGAAATAGTAAATATAATAACCGCTTCAGCCGACCCGGTTCACAACGTGTTCTGGGGGCAGGTACACGACGCGGATTTGGGCGATTCCGTCAGCGTTACCGTGATCGCTACAGGGTTTTCTTCCCGTTCCTCGGGAAATGGAACGCCTGCGGACAAAATTTCAAAGAGTAAAATTATTTCAAATGAAAATGTTCTCAGCTACGGCGATTTTGACATAATTTCAAGACCGCAGGCGGAGCATTCTTACGTTTCAAACACGGCGACAAAGGCGTCTTCAGCGGCGGCTTCCGATGTTAAGGGAAACCGCTCTTCAGGATTTTTGTTTGACGAAACGGGAGAGCCCGTCGCCGTTTCGACCGCACCGTCGTCATCGGGAGGATCGAATTTGGGGAGTGCGCTCGCTCATTCGGTTTCAAGGTCATCGAATATTTCGTTGTCGCCGCCGGCAGGTTTTAACGCTTCTTCGGACGATATCAACCAGCCTGCCTGCTGGCGTAATGCCGGACTGAGCCGTACGATCAATTTGAGCGTAGACTGA
- a CDS encoding flagellar hook-basal body complex protein FliE, whose protein sequence is MDMKIPEFGSLQMTRTDPAHMGKAPLSSPQDISFSKILSSGAQDNKTSGIQSTGQANALADKDPRAGISTPSVADRVLGAVSQMNRQQLDVASIEQKLITDPDSVDIHDVTLAMSKAQMSLSIAQTVIDRMITGWNELTTMR, encoded by the coding sequence ATGGACATGAAAATTCCCGAATTCGGTTCTTTGCAAATGACGCGAACGGATCCCGCTCACATGGGAAAGGCTCCTTTGTCCTCGCCGCAGGATATTTCTTTCAGTAAAATTCTGTCGTCCGGAGCGCAGGATAACAAAACCTCCGGCATACAGTCGACAGGCCAAGCGAACGCCCTTGCCGATAAGGATCCAAGAGCCGGAATTTCAACTCCCTCCGTTGCAGATCGCGTGCTCGGCGCCGTTTCCCAAATGAACCGTCAGCAACTTGATGTCGCTTCCATCGAACAAAAGCTTATTACCGATCCTGATTCAGTAGATATCCATGACGTAACGCTGGCCATGTCCAAGGCTCAGATGTCGCTTTCGATCGCGCAGACCGTCATCGACAGAATGATTACCGGATGGAATGAGCTTACGACAATGCGCTGA
- a CDS encoding tyrosine-type recombinase/integrase has protein sequence MKRREQKNDISLKEAVEEFLLYEETVRCLSQNSVISYKNDLNFMLSNLGEERLLPSVGLEDLRFCVGKMSENKKSAASINRFIAAVRSMFAYCRKFQYIQNNVALELRTIKIPKRLPRFMTADEIDALCGQPVKKELLWETRDKAIFEMLYSSGCRVSEIASLKLKDLDDEYGSAVVTGKGKKDRRVYFEDDARRALCLYLADRKKLFERLGTRDLVPEVFVNQRGKKLSAKGIEWIVARYSGVEGVNHSVSPHAFRHTFATQMLANGADVRMVQELLGHSNISTTQRYTHITTERLIEIYNRAHPHGGKKDE, from the coding sequence ATGAAAAGAAGGGAACAAAAAAACGATATAAGCCTTAAAGAAGCCGTTGAAGAATTTCTTTTATACGAAGAAACCGTGCGCTGTCTTTCTCAAAATTCCGTTATTTCTTATAAAAACGACTTGAATTTTATGCTGTCGAATTTGGGAGAAGAGAGACTTCTTCCTTCCGTAGGCCTTGAAGATCTTCGTTTTTGCGTCGGAAAGATGTCGGAAAATAAAAAGTCTGCGGCTTCGATAAACAGATTTATCGCCGCCGTAAGATCGATGTTTGCTTATTGCAGAAAATTTCAGTATATTCAAAACAATGTTGCGCTTGAGCTTAGGACGATAAAAATTCCCAAGCGGCTTCCGCGTTTTATGACTGCCGACGAAATCGACGCTTTGTGCGGTCAGCCCGTAAAAAAAGAGCTTTTATGGGAAACCAGAGACAAAGCGATTTTTGAAATGCTATATTCTTCAGGGTGCCGTGTGAGCGAGATAGCTTCGTTGAAATTAAAAGATCTTGACGACGAATACGGATCCGCCGTAGTTACGGGCAAAGGGAAAAAGGACAGGCGAGTGTATTTTGAAGATGACGCCCGGAGAGCCTTGTGCCTGTATCTGGCCGACAGAAAAAAACTTTTTGAAAGGCTCGGCACAAGGGATCTCGTGCCGGAGGTTTTTGTAAACCAGAGAGGTAAAAAACTTTCGGCAAAAGGAATCGAATGGATAGTGGCCCGCTATTCCGGAGTGGAAGGAGTAAATCACTCGGTTTCGCCGCATGCTTTCAGGCACACCTTTGCTACTCAGATGCTTGCCAACGGAGCGGACGTGCGGATGGTTCAGGAACTTTTAGGGCATTCGAATATTTCTACGACGCAGCGTTACACTCATATCACTACCGAACGATTGATAGAAATTTATAACCGTGCGCATCCGCATGGAGGAAAAAAAGATGAATGA
- a CDS encoding tyrosine recombinase, producing the protein MSEERLTADVMLSRFYTDLIMVFRRSELTAQTYKTAVSEFFKWCGKERLKLKEIGANDLLYYLAFRKTEGCSELTLAKDISALRSFGSYLVRTGFWTENDALLLDRPKASRLLPDVLSPRQVELILSAIDVSKPLGIRDRALFELIYSCGLRISEAASLLVNDVHMNERVLMVHGKGDKERLVPFGDAAAECLELYMKSVRPSLAGRKNPAEVFLNYRGEPISRKGIWKKFKELEILSGVHAKVHTLRHSFATHLLSGGADLRSVQELLGHSDLSTTQIYTHVNDRQLENCHREYFPGHKK; encoded by the coding sequence ATGAGTGAAGAAAGACTGACTGCGGATGTCATGCTTTCAAGGTTTTACACGGATCTTATAATGGTTTTTCGCCGATCCGAACTTACGGCGCAAACATATAAAACCGCCGTAAGTGAGTTTTTTAAATGGTGCGGTAAAGAACGCCTAAAGTTAAAAGAAATCGGAGCAAACGATCTGTTGTACTATTTGGCTTTTCGCAAAACGGAGGGGTGTTCCGAACTTACGCTTGCCAAAGATATTTCGGCGCTGCGTTCGTTCGGTTCATATCTGGTAAGAACAGGCTTTTGGACTGAAAATGACGCTCTTTTGCTTGACCGGCCTAAGGCTTCACGGCTTTTGCCGGATGTTTTGTCGCCCAGGCAGGTAGAACTCATACTATCCGCCATAGATGTTTCAAAACCTTTGGGCATACGCGACCGTGCGCTTTTTGAGCTTATCTATTCCTGCGGACTTCGCATAAGCGAAGCCGCATCGCTTTTGGTAAATGACGTGCACATGAACGAAAGAGTTCTTATGGTTCACGGTAAGGGCGATAAGGAAAGACTTGTGCCGTTCGGAGACGCCGCAGCAGAGTGTTTGGAGCTTTATATGAAATCGGTGCGCCCCTCGTTGGCAGGACGGAAAAATCCGGCGGAAGTTTTTTTAAATTACCGCGGAGAGCCGATTTCAAGAAAGGGAATTTGGAAAAAGTTTAAGGAACTTGAAATCCTTTCGGGCGTTCATGCTAAAGTACATACGCTGCGCCATTCGTTTGCGACGCATCTTTTGTCGGGCGGAGCCGATCTGAGATCGGTACAGGAATTGCTCGGGCACAGCGATCTGTCTACTACGCAGATATACACGCATGTAAACGACAGGCAGCTTGAAAATTGTCATAGGGAATATTTCCCCGGGCACAAAAAATGA
- the flgC gene encoding flagellar basal body rod protein FlgC, which yields MGIFSSINIAATGLSAERLRTDVISNNIANASTTRTQEGGVFKRSRVIFEPVAASNPQWRTPFVPEDLDNGPGKGVKVLEIVKDTSEGRMVYDPSHPDAIKSGPNKGYVEYPNVNIVNEMVDLISSSRAYEANTAVIQGAKEMFNAALEIGRA from the coding sequence ATGGGAATTTTTTCAAGCATAAACATCGCCGCTACGGGACTTAGCGCCGAACGGCTCAGAACGGATGTAATTTCCAACAATATCGCAAACGCTTCCACTACGCGCACGCAGGAAGGCGGAGTTTTTAAACGTTCCAGGGTAATATTCGAACCTGTCGCCGCTTCAAACCCGCAGTGGCGCACGCCCTTTGTGCCGGAAGACTTGGATAACGGCCCCGGAAAAGGCGTAAAGGTTCTTGAAATAGTAAAAGATACTTCGGAAGGGCGGATGGTCTACGATCCTTCTCACCCCGACGCAATAAAATCAGGACCTAACAAAGGCTATGTGGAATATCCGAACGTCAATATAGTCAATGAAATGGTAGATCTTATTTCTTCTTCCCGCGCTTATGAAGCGAATACAGCCGTAATACAGGGTGCGAAGGAAATGTTCAACGCCGCGCTTGAGATAGGTCGGGCGTAA
- the flgB gene encoding flagellar basal body rod protein FlgB: MNTFTKSVELLHRALDVNSLRYQVSANNMANAEVPKFKRSVVNFESELKRAFDSEKEAERAFNLTRTNPRHIKLNNVQDWRSVEPRRVLDYTTSAKANGNNVDAEAEAMNILKIQLQYQLLTQLGNFEFSQVKTALRR, translated from the coding sequence ATGAACACATTTACAAAGTCTGTTGAGCTTTTACACCGCGCGCTTGACGTAAATTCCTTGCGTTATCAGGTAAGCGCAAACAACATGGCTAATGCGGAAGTTCCTAAATTTAAACGCTCGGTTGTAAATTTTGAAAGCGAACTTAAACGCGCGTTCGATTCCGAAAAAGAAGCGGAAAGAGCGTTTAATCTTACGCGCACGAATCCGAGGCACATTAAACTGAATAACGTGCAGGATTGGCGATCCGTAGAACCTAGGCGCGTTCTGGACTATACAACGTCTGCGAAGGCGAACGGTAACAATGTGGATGCCGAAGCGGAAGCCATGAACATTCTTAAGATCCAGCTTCAATATCAGCTCCTTACCCAGCTTGGAAATTTTGAATTTTCACAGGTAAAAACAGCCTTAAGGCGTTAA
- the hslU gene encoding ATP-dependent protease ATPase subunit HslU: protein MEDLTPRQIVEKLDMYVIGQHKAKRAVAIALRNRARRLKLPEDIRDEIAPKNILMIGPTGVGKTEIARRLAKLCNAPFLKVEATKYTEVGYVGRDVESMIRDLMAVGYNDVKAEMQEKMREQSGEKVEERLLDLLLPGSGEKESKNELIALPPGNSQTASENAVSTREKFRQMLRDGKLEDREVELSIDRRPQLPNMEIIAGGNMDDLESGIRNLTSFIVGGKSHRRTVTVKEARRLLTEEVLDGMVDHDKVAEVARQRVEQSGIIFIDEIDKIAVKGERSGQDVSREGVQRDILPIVEGSNVNTKYGIVDTTHILFIAAGAFSIAAPSDLIPELQGRFPLRVELDSLHKNDFRRILTEPKNALTYQYTALLSTEGVTVKFSDDAIERMSALGEEVNAVSENIGARRLHTIMEKVLDEISFSADEHKGETIVIDSAYVDERLKDVAQNQDLSRYIL, encoded by the coding sequence ATGGAAGATCTTACCCCGCGACAGATTGTCGAAAAACTTGATATGTATGTCATCGGACAGCACAAAGCCAAGCGTGCCGTCGCAATAGCGCTTAGAAACCGCGCGCGCCGCCTTAAACTGCCTGAAGACATCCGTGACGAAATCGCTCCCAAAAATATTCTTATGATCGGGCCTACGGGCGTGGGCAAAACCGAGATAGCCCGTAGGCTTGCGAAACTTTGCAACGCGCCGTTTTTAAAAGTCGAAGCGACAAAATATACCGAAGTGGGCTACGTAGGGCGCGACGTTGAGTCCATGATCCGCGACCTTATGGCCGTAGGTTATAACGACGTGAAGGCCGAAATGCAGGAGAAAATGCGCGAGCAAAGCGGCGAAAAAGTTGAAGAGCGGCTTTTGGATCTTCTTCTTCCGGGGAGCGGAGAAAAAGAAAGCAAAAACGAACTGATCGCCTTGCCGCCGGGAAATTCTCAAACCGCTTCGGAAAACGCCGTATCTACGCGGGAAAAATTCAGACAGATGCTGCGCGATGGAAAACTCGAAGATCGGGAAGTGGAACTTTCCATAGACCGCCGGCCGCAACTGCCCAATATGGAAATAATCGCCGGCGGAAATATGGACGATCTTGAAAGCGGAATAAGAAATTTGACTTCGTTCATCGTAGGCGGAAAATCTCACCGCAGGACGGTAACGGTAAAAGAAGCCAGACGCCTTTTAACGGAAGAAGTTTTGGACGGTATGGTAGATCACGACAAGGTTGCCGAAGTTGCCAGGCAGCGCGTGGAACAATCGGGAATAATTTTTATCGATGAAATAGATAAGATCGCCGTAAAAGGCGAGCGCAGCGGACAGGACGTTTCCAGGGAAGGCGTGCAGAGAGACATATTGCCGATCGTAGAAGGATCTAATGTAAATACGAAATATGGAATAGTCGATACTACGCACATCCTTTTTATCGCAGCCGGAGCGTTCAGCATCGCCGCTCCGAGCGACCTTATCCCGGAGCTGCAGGGACGCTTTCCGTTGCGGGTGGAACTCGATTCGCTTCATAAAAACGATTTTCGCCGTATTTTGACGGAGCCCAAAAACGCCCTTACGTACCAATACACCGCATTGCTGTCTACGGAAGGCGTTACGGTAAAATTCTCGGACGACGCAATAGAACGTATGAGCGCCCTGGGTGAAGAAGTAAATGCCGTGAGTGAAAACATAGGCGCCCGCCGCTTGCATACCATTATGGAAAAAGTTCTTGATGAAATTTCTTTTTCTGCAGACGAGCATAAGGGAGAAACCATCGTGATAGATTCCGCCTACGTGGACGAGCGGCTAAAAGATGTTGCACAAAACCAGGATCTGTCGCGTTACATTCTTTAA
- the topA gene encoding type I DNA topoisomerase: MATTTKKNSTKKKGNTAEKTKATLVIVESPAKAHTIEKYLGSGYTVKASMGHLIDLPKSRMAIDIENNFQPEYITVRGRAKLLKELQKDAKNSTEVLLASDNDREGEAIAWHLHNALKDKTDAKINRIVFNEITPPAIKAAVNNPGDIEESKVDAQKARRVLDRLVGYNLSPLLWKKVKNGLSAGRVQSVALRIICEREDEVESFIPEEYWSLDAVFIKGKTKFSGQLVFYKDEKPELKTEKEVNDIIEKIKDCDCVVTAVKSSDKSLRPRPPFTTSTLQQTAANRLGFTSRKTMQIAQQLYEGVNIGSGRVGLITYMRTDSVRIAQTALDDVRKWIDENYPENLPENPIQYAVGKGSQDAHEGIRPTYSSYTPDYVKDYLSRDQLRLYTIIWERFVSSQMTNAKTRTTSLEITAGDAVFRLSSSKIIEKGFYSVIKLLSSKEDVTASIPALKEGEKVSVKSFDPEQHFTQGPARYTDASIVKTLEEKGIGRPSTYAPIISVLLDRYYVTRSNKQLVPTQLGRIINKILVESFPNVISEGFTADVENDLDKVERRELVWNKMVGEFYAPFKVRVDDVMKTQESMKGIFDEPTNEICEKCGKPMVKKLGRFGFFIACSGFPECHNTKAVPLAKCPLPGCNGDIVMRRPKGRGKEFYGCTNYPKCNFISHFKPLSGQYCPKCGWFLVEKFDKKNGSYKACINPDCDYLHSADDSSKFSEEESAS; the protein is encoded by the coding sequence ATGGCAACGACAACTAAAAAAAACTCAACGAAGAAAAAGGGAAATACTGCCGAAAAGACTAAGGCGACATTGGTGATCGTCGAGTCTCCTGCAAAGGCTCATACCATTGAAAAATACCTTGGCAGCGGATACACGGTAAAGGCTTCTATGGGGCATTTGATAGACCTGCCTAAGTCCCGCATGGCGATCGACATTGAAAATAATTTTCAGCCTGAGTATATAACCGTTCGCGGCAGGGCAAAATTGCTCAAGGAATTGCAGAAGGATGCAAAAAACTCTACGGAAGTATTGCTCGCAAGCGATAACGACAGGGAGGGCGAAGCCATAGCATGGCATTTGCACAATGCGCTGAAAGATAAAACCGACGCAAAAATAAACCGCATAGTGTTTAACGAAATAACTCCCCCTGCCATCAAAGCGGCGGTAAACAATCCCGGCGATATTGAAGAGTCAAAAGTGGACGCGCAGAAGGCGCGCCGCGTGCTCGACCGTCTTGTCGGTTACAATCTCAGTCCTCTTCTTTGGAAAAAGGTAAAGAACGGCCTTTCTGCCGGACGCGTGCAATCGGTAGCGCTTCGCATAATCTGTGAACGCGAAGACGAAGTGGAAAGCTTTATTCCCGAAGAATATTGGTCTTTGGATGCGGTTTTTATAAAGGGTAAGACAAAGTTTTCAGGCCAGCTTGTGTTTTATAAAGACGAAAAGCCCGAACTTAAAACCGAAAAAGAAGTAAACGACATAATTGAAAAGATCAAAGATTGTGATTGCGTCGTTACAGCCGTAAAGTCGTCGGATAAAAGCCTGCGGCCTCGTCCGCCTTTTACAACTTCCACATTGCAGCAGACGGCCGCAAACAGACTGGGTTTTACTTCCCGCAAAACCATGCAGATAGCCCAACAGTTATACGAGGGAGTAAACATAGGCTCCGGCCGCGTAGGACTTATCACCTATATGCGCACCGATTCCGTACGCATTGCACAGACGGCCCTGGACGACGTTCGAAAGTGGATCGATGAAAATTATCCTGAAAATCTTCCCGAAAACCCAATTCAATATGCCGTAGGCAAGGGATCTCAGGACGCCCACGAAGGCATCAGACCTACATATTCGTCTTATACTCCCGATTATGTAAAGGATTATTTATCAAGGGATCAGCTTAGGCTTTACACGATTATTTGGGAGCGCTTTGTTTCAAGTCAGATGACAAACGCAAAAACGCGCACGACCAGCCTTGAAATAACGGCGGGAGATGCAGTTTTCAGACTTTCGTCATCGAAGATAATCGAAAAAGGGTTTTACAGCGTAATAAAACTTCTTTCGTCAAAAGAAGATGTGACGGCAAGTATTCCCGCTTTAAAAGAAGGTGAAAAAGTTTCCGTTAAGTCTTTCGATCCCGAGCAGCATTTTACGCAAGGCCCTGCGCGCTACACCGACGCGTCGATAGTCAAGACGCTCGAAGAAAAAGGAATAGGACGCCCTTCCACCTACGCTCCGATCATTTCAGTGCTTCTGGATCGTTACTACGTTACGCGCAGTAACAAGCAGCTCGTCCCCACTCAGCTCGGACGCATAATAAATAAGATCCTTGTAGAATCGTTCCCCAATGTCATAAGCGAAGGATTTACCGCCGACGTTGAAAACGATCTTGACAAGGTTGAAAGGCGGGAACTTGTTTGGAACAAGATGGTCGGCGAGTTTTACGCTCCTTTTAAAGTCCGTGTAGACGACGTGATGAAAACGCAGGAAAGCATGAAGGGAATATTCGACGAACCCACAAATGAAATCTGTGAAAAATGCGGAAAGCCCATGGTCAAAAAACTTGGCAGATTCGGTTTTTTTATAGCATGTTCGGGCTTTCCGGAATGTCACAACACAAAGGCCGTTCCGCTTGCAAAATGTCCTCTGCCTGGCTGCAACGGCGACATAGTAATGAGAAGACCCAAGGGACGGGGAAAAGAATTCTACGGCTGCACAAATTATCCTAAGTGCAATTTTATTTCGCATTTCAAACCGCTTTCGGGACAGTATTGCCCGAAATGCGGCTGGTTCCTTGTGGAAAAATTTGACAAAAAAAACGGTTCGTACAAAGCGTGCATAAATCCCGATTGCGATTATTTGCATTCTGCGGACGATTCTTCCAAATTTTCCGAGGAGGAATCCGCATCATAG
- the hslV gene encoding ATP-dependent protease subunit HslV — translation MNEQFEKIRSTTVIAVKKDSKVAMAGDGQVTMGNTVMKGNARKVRRIYDGKVLTGFAGATADAFTLFDKFEAKLKEYNGDLTRSAVELAKMWRTDRSLSKLDALLLVADVEKILLISGSGDVIEPETDILAIGSGGNYAYAAALAYMECSKYSAREIAKKSLEIAGNICIYTNNNVIVEEL, via the coding sequence ATGAATGAACAATTTGAAAAAATCAGAAGCACAACCGTGATCGCAGTAAAAAAAGACTCGAAAGTCGCGATGGCCGGCGACGGACAGGTTACGATGGGTAACACCGTGATGAAAGGCAACGCGAGAAAGGTGCGCCGCATATACGACGGCAAAGTATTAACGGGTTTTGCAGGCGCGACGGCCGACGCCTTTACCTTATTTGATAAATTCGAAGCTAAACTTAAGGAATATAACGGCGATCTCACTCGTTCCGCTGTGGAACTGGCCAAGATGTGGAGAACGGATCGTTCTTTGAGTAAATTGGATGCGCTCCTTTTGGTAGCCGACGTCGAAAAGATTCTTTTGATTTCAGGCAGCGGCGACGTCATTGAGCCTGAAACCGATATCCTTGCCATAGGTTCCGGCGGAAACTATGCCTATGCCGCAGCTCTTGCGTATATGGAATGTTCGAAATATTCCGCGCGTGAAATTGCCAAAAAAAGCCTGGAGATAGCAGGCAATATCTGCATTTATACAAACAATAACGTCATCGTAGAGGAACTGTAA